The Tolypothrix sp. NIES-4075 DNA segment CCCCTCCCTCCCTCTCCCCCTCTCCCCCTCCCTAAGAGGTGTCCGCGTGCTGGTGGTAGACGACGAAGTTGATATTCGTGACTTTATCACCACCGTACTCGAACAGTGCGCTGCCGAAGTTCAGGCGGTTGCATCAGTGCAAGAAGCCCTAGAAATTATAACACACTCTCAACCAGATGTTTTAATTAGCGATATCGGAATGCCAGAAGAAGACGGTTACTCATTGATTCGCAAAGTGCGATCGCAACCCCCAGACAAAGGCGGAAATATTCCCGCAGCAGCCCTGACAGCTTATGCGAGAGCAGAAGATCGAATGCGAGCCATACAATCCGGTTATCAGCTACATTTACCTAAACCTGTTGAACCGGCTGAGTTAGCAACAGTAGTTGCGAGTCTTGTTGGACGCACATAAAGAAATTCCAAATTTGCTCATTCCAAATCATCGTAGGGGTACAGTTACAGGGTTATCTAGTAGCGTGATTCATTCATTGCGGTATGTTCATTCTTCGGAACCCGCAAGTTTTTGAAGATGGATAAAATCTATCAACAAAAACAACCTTACTACCGTAGCGTTGAGCCTTATATTCTACCTGACGGCGAAACTCATAAAAATTTGCATCACTTACAGCGAGTGCGAGTTTATGATTCTTCATCGACGGTAGGTATGTTTTTATTACAGCTATTTTCAGCTTACTTAGACCACAGATTCAAATAAATGAAAACTGCTGTAATGTTAATTCGACGGACTTGATACAACTCAGGGTGCATATATTTATGCAAATCAAACCTATTAAATAATATAGTATTTTGATTGAAGCATTTAATATGATAAGCATAACAAATACATTACCAACAACAGCCGTTGAATCGCCAGAGCTAAATAATGCTAATTTTAAAATAAAACAACTAGATTTTTTACAAAAAGTAATTGAAGGCTTACAAGATGGCATCTTAATCTTGACCGAAATAGGAGAAATCGTTCATGCTAACGCATCGGCAAAAAGCATTTGTTCTCAAATAAGTCAAGGCATTTCTCAAGCGAACTTTGTACCACCAGTTATTTGGCATCATTGCAAATCGTTAATTGATTGGAGTTTATTTCCCAACCAACACATCATTCTCTCTGATGAAATTGTACTTAACAAGTTAAATATTTTTCGCTTGCGGGTAAGATGGCTAGATGTAGATACCTTACAACGTCCTTGCTTGTTGGTGACAATTGAAAATAAATGTGAGACGTTAAAAAATGTAGCGATCGCTGAAGTCAAAAAATACGACTTAACACCACGAGAAGCAGAAATTTGGCTTCTTTATCGCTTCAACTACAGCTACAAAGAAATTGCCCTCCAGCTTTATATTAGCCTGAATACCGTCAAAAAGCACATGAAAAACATTCACGCCAAGCGACAAGCAAATCTTCACAGCGAAAACTAAGAAAAATTAACAATTCAAAATTGATTAGTGGAATGCAATCATTCACTATGTTAACAGTTTCACGAATCAATTAAGATTGATATATTTGCAATGCCGAAAAAAATAACTCTACACCTAACCCCTCTGCGCTTGTATGAGGGGTTTTGCCGCAATTGCGAGTAGTTTCACCAAAGATGAAATTAAATACTGATATATTTTCTATACATGCTTTTTTTGATGGAAGCAATAATTATAAGTAATTATAATAAAGTAATTTTTCATACAAACATAATTATCACAAGTAGCGCTTCGGCGATCGCACTCCTTATCATCAATTGCCTTCATTAAGGAACAAGTAGTTAATTAAACCAGTCATTAATTATTATTTACTATTAACTAATAACTATTTATTGCCCCTGAATAAATCCAGGGGGGCTAATTTATAATCAGATAAATTTTAAGTATTCCGAAAGTTTAACTTAGCAAAACTAAGGATTTTTTTGCAAATCGAGTAGTGTATTGTAAACTTCAGTTTTTAATTTTTCATTACTTTGTAAGTCTCTAGTAATCTTGTTAAAATTATCAATGCTGAGACCATTTTGTTCAACTATTTTTTGCGACCTATTACAATAATTTACCGCAATATCTCGCGCCTTGTTTGGCAAACCGCTGAGGCTGTTGGAGTTGCTACAAACAATCTGGGGAATTTCCCTACCGCCAATAAGTTTTTTAATTTCTTCAAATGCTTGGCGTCGCTCTGGCTCCATTGCTAAGACTGATTTAGCATAATTTCTAATTTCAGTTGGAGTTTGGGCATCAACTTGGGAACTTAAAGCAAAAGCGCTAGAAGCTAGACCCACAAAGGCTAGAGCGCCAAATAAAAACGATTTATCAAGCATTCTTTGCAGGCTAGGTTGGAAAAAGAAATAGGAAATTATCTTCATATGCGGGCTGACACAGAAATACAGTAGGGATATCTTAATAACTTTGAATTATTTTAGAAGTTAGAAGTTCCAAAAAAAGAGATAATCGATAAAAGCTTTATATTTATTGTCAGCATTATCGGTATAACTGACAAAGTTCGATAACTTTAGTTTGCAGTGTTGATATCTCTGAAGCTCCTTGCTTGAGACTAACTTCTAGTTCTAATAGTACGGGTAAAGTAGAAATAAGTTGTGGCAAAGAAACAGACTTTATTTCTTGCTGTAAAAAGTAAATGCGCTTGGGATTGCCTATCTCAGCAGCTTGAGCGATCGCTTGTTGATTGCGCTCTCCACTTTCAATCATAATTTTTACCCATAACCATGTGCGAAATCGACTAATCAGTGTAGCCACTATTCGCAAGCCAGGTTCAGAAGCATTCATCAAATCCGCTAAGGTTGTTAAAGCTTTTGCCGTATCTCCCATAATGATTGCATCTGCCAATTGAAAGCTGTTGTGTGTGGTGTTTCTGACTAGCCGAGCAACAATGTCAACCTCTAAAGGCTGATTGCTGCCTTCAGTATAAAGCCGTAACTTCTCCAACTCATTGTATAACAGACGTGTATCATTACCTACAGACTCTGCTAAAAGTTCTGCACATTTGGGACTCAGCTTCACACCAACGATTTCAGCCCCGCTGAGTACTGATTGGATGAGCAATTCCGTCTTCCAAGTTGGTATTAGCGGAAATTCCCGGAATTCCTTAGCATATTGTTTCAGTAATTTTGTCGATTTCAGGCGTTCATCTGGTTTATTGCGACTTGTGAGCAATAAAAATGAATCTTCCGGAATTACTGGCAGCGTTCTCTGTAATTCTGTTAATACGTTCTCTGGGCAGTTCTGACTGATAGTAGTATTCATCAGCCATACCAAGCGTCCACCAGCACCAAAAATTGGTGTCATAACTTGATTTAGCGCTATTATCGCCGCATCGGGTTGATCTGGGGAAATAGAAGTGTAGTTAAAACTGATCCAATTGGGATCGAGGATGCGATCGCGCAAAAGAGCGATCGCCTTTTCGATGGAAAAATCATCCTCACCCCAGTAAACGTAAACTGGCATAAAGCAACCTCAACTGAAAATATCATCGCTTCTGAGCGTGCGCCTGACATGCTAAATACTTTTTAAATCACGATAAATTTCCCTAAAATCAATAAACGTGAGCGCGGGAGGCATTAAAGATTGGACGACAATTATCAAACTTATTTGAATCGGGTAGCAAGAATGACGCTGCCAGAAGCTTATAGATCCCAAATCCAGCATATCCAGGAATCATTCAAGTTTCAGCCGCAGATAGAGGGAGCTAGACTTGCTGTACCCTTTCCTGGGTATACGATAATTACCCCCCCGTGGGAGGATGAATCGGAAAACTCTGCTTTCTATGCCAAATTACAAACTTACCAACAAGAACTGTTGCAGCT contains these protein-coding regions:
- the holA gene encoding DNA polymerase III subunit delta, with the protein product MPVYVYWGEDDFSIEKAIALLRDRILDPNWISFNYTSISPDQPDAAIIALNQVMTPIFGAGGRLVWLMNTTISQNCPENVLTELQRTLPVIPEDSFLLLTSRNKPDERLKSTKLLKQYAKEFREFPLIPTWKTELLIQSVLSGAEIVGVKLSPKCAELLAESVGNDTRLLYNELEKLRLYTEGSNQPLEVDIVARLVRNTTHNSFQLADAIIMGDTAKALTTLADLMNASEPGLRIVATLISRFRTWLWVKIMIESGERNQQAIAQAAEIGNPKRIYFLQQEIKSVSLPQLISTLPVLLELEVSLKQGASEISTLQTKVIELCQLYR
- a CDS encoding DUF4168 domain-containing protein, with translation MKIISYFFFQPSLQRMLDKSFLFGALAFVGLASSAFALSSQVDAQTPTEIRNYAKSVLAMEPERRQAFEEIKKLIGGREIPQIVCSNSNSLSGLPNKARDIAVNYCNRSQKIVEQNGLSIDNFNKITRDLQSNEKLKTEVYNTLLDLQKNP
- a CDS encoding helix-turn-helix transcriptional regulator, with product MISITNTLPTTAVESPELNNANFKIKQLDFLQKVIEGLQDGILILTEIGEIVHANASAKSICSQISQGISQANFVPPVIWHHCKSLIDWSLFPNQHIILSDEIVLNKLNIFRLRVRWLDVDTLQRPCLLVTIENKCETLKNVAIAEVKKYDLTPREAEIWLLYRFNYSYKEIALQLYISLNTVKKHMKNIHAKRQANLHSEN
- a CDS encoding zinc ribbon domain-containing protein codes for the protein MKNHKLALAVSDANFYEFRRQVEYKAQRYGSKVVFVDRFYPSSKTCGFRRMNIPQ